A stretch of Myxococcus virescens DNA encodes these proteins:
- the tmk gene encoding dTMP kinase produces the protein MSAARKKATARRPGRFIVLEGLDGAGTTTQVERLAAALRAEGHSVLTTREPSDGPVGTMIRQALTGRLGLPGGAGPLAPETLALLFAADRTDHLTARVLPALAAGQIVLCDRYVLSSLAYQGASLPMEWVEAVNACAVSPDLTLFVGVAPEVAARRRKARGGTAELFEADEAQRRIAKQYVAAIRRREQHERIVHIDGEQGIEAVTTASLVEIRKLLARKR, from the coding sequence GTGAGCGCCGCCCGGAAGAAGGCCACCGCGCGCCGTCCTGGGCGTTTCATCGTCCTGGAAGGACTGGATGGGGCTGGTACCACGACGCAGGTGGAGCGGCTTGCCGCGGCCCTGCGCGCGGAGGGGCACTCGGTGCTGACCACGCGGGAGCCGTCTGACGGCCCCGTGGGGACGATGATTCGCCAGGCGCTCACGGGCCGGTTGGGACTGCCCGGTGGGGCGGGCCCGCTGGCGCCGGAGACGCTGGCGTTGCTGTTCGCCGCGGACCGGACGGACCACCTCACGGCCCGGGTGCTCCCGGCGCTGGCGGCGGGCCAGATTGTCCTGTGTGACCGCTACGTCCTGTCGTCCCTGGCCTACCAGGGCGCGTCGCTGCCCATGGAATGGGTGGAGGCGGTGAATGCGTGCGCGGTGTCGCCGGACCTGACGCTGTTCGTCGGCGTGGCGCCGGAGGTGGCGGCACGGCGCCGCAAGGCACGCGGCGGGACGGCGGAGCTGTTCGAGGCGGACGAGGCTCAGCGGCGGATTGCGAAGCAGTACGTAGCCGCCATCCGCCGCCGGGAGCAGCACGAGCGCATCGTCCACATCGACGGCGAGCAGGGCATCGAGGCCGTGACGACCGCGTCGTTGGTAGAGATTCGCAAGCTGCTGGCCCGCAAGCGCTGA
- a CDS encoding heavy metal translocating P-type ATPase — protein MTTHLPPEAHTGHHPPQLPEGKAKDPVCGMFVDPQAPKGGSHVHEGHTYFFCNPKCREKFTAEPRKYLAPEPQPPEPAPAGTLYICPMDPEVRQDHPGTCPKCGMALEPEQPVLQTRTEYVCPMHPEIVRPEPGACPICGMALEPRTVTLEDAPDPEYLDMRRRFWVSVALSLPVFVLGMSEMIPGQPIQRLIPGPLMAWVQFALATPVVLWGGWPFFQRGWASVRNRHLNMFTLIALGTGAAYGFSVFATLFPGLLPHAFTGHGGHVPLYFEAAAVITTLVLLGQVLELRARHATSGALKALLGLAPKTARLLREDGREEDVALDRVHVGDRLRVRPGEKVPVDGVVLEGESAVDESMVTGEPIPSEKTPGSRVTGGTVNGTGGFVMRAERVGRDTLLSQIVQRVAEAQRSRAPIQRLADTVSGWFVPAVVVIAVLTAFIWSMWGPEPRLAHALVNAVAVLIIACPCALGLATPISIVVGMGRGAQAGVLIRDAAALEELAKVDTLVVDKTGTLTEGRPSLTTVVTAPGFDEARLLHLAGSIERGSEHPLASAIVKGAEARGAVLTETHGFKSVTGQGVTGRVDGAQVALGNARLLEGLGIEAGAFLERAEALRREGQTVMFVAVDGKPAGLLGVADPVKASTPEAVQQLRADGLRLVMLTGDSRTTAEAVARRLGIDEVHAEVRPEEKNEMVKRLQAEGHVVAMAGDGVNDAPALAQANVGIAMGTGTDIAMESAAVTLVKGDLRGIVRARHLSRGTVHNIRQNLFFAFIYNVLGVPIAAGVLYPFFGLLLSPMIASAAMSVSSVSVIGNALRLRRLDL, from the coding sequence ATGACGACTCATCTCCCCCCAGAAGCTCACACCGGACACCACCCTCCGCAGCTGCCGGAGGGCAAGGCGAAGGACCCCGTCTGCGGCATGTTCGTGGATCCCCAGGCACCGAAGGGCGGCAGCCACGTGCACGAGGGGCACACGTACTTCTTCTGCAACCCGAAGTGCCGCGAGAAGTTCACGGCCGAGCCGCGAAAGTACCTCGCGCCCGAGCCCCAGCCGCCGGAGCCTGCCCCCGCGGGCACCCTGTACATCTGCCCGATGGACCCCGAGGTGCGGCAGGACCATCCCGGCACCTGCCCCAAGTGCGGCATGGCCCTCGAGCCCGAGCAGCCGGTCCTCCAGACGCGCACCGAGTACGTCTGCCCGATGCACCCGGAGATCGTGCGTCCCGAGCCGGGGGCGTGCCCCATCTGCGGCATGGCCCTGGAGCCACGGACCGTCACCCTCGAGGACGCACCCGACCCGGAGTACCTCGACATGCGGCGGCGCTTCTGGGTGAGCGTTGCCCTCTCGCTCCCTGTGTTCGTCCTGGGCATGTCCGAGATGATTCCGGGCCAGCCCATCCAGCGCCTCATCCCAGGGCCGCTCATGGCCTGGGTGCAGTTCGCCCTGGCGACGCCCGTGGTGCTGTGGGGGGGCTGGCCCTTCTTCCAGCGGGGCTGGGCGTCGGTGCGCAACCGGCACCTCAACATGTTCACGCTGATTGCCCTTGGGACGGGCGCCGCCTACGGCTTCAGCGTCTTCGCCACCCTCTTCCCCGGCCTCCTGCCCCACGCCTTCACCGGCCACGGTGGCCACGTTCCCTTGTACTTCGAGGCCGCGGCGGTCATCACCACGCTGGTGCTGCTGGGGCAGGTGCTGGAGCTCCGAGCCCGTCATGCCACCTCGGGAGCCTTGAAGGCGCTGCTCGGGCTGGCTCCGAAGACGGCGCGGCTGCTGCGCGAGGACGGGCGCGAAGAGGACGTGGCGCTGGACAGGGTCCACGTGGGTGACCGCCTCCGCGTCCGACCGGGAGAGAAGGTTCCCGTGGATGGCGTGGTCCTGGAGGGCGAGAGCGCCGTGGACGAGTCCATGGTGACGGGTGAGCCGATTCCCTCCGAGAAGACACCTGGCAGCCGCGTAACAGGAGGGACGGTCAACGGCACCGGCGGCTTCGTGATGCGGGCCGAGCGTGTCGGCCGCGACACGCTCCTCTCCCAAATCGTACAGCGGGTGGCCGAGGCCCAGCGCAGCCGGGCCCCCATCCAGCGTCTGGCCGACACCGTCTCCGGGTGGTTCGTGCCCGCGGTGGTGGTCATCGCCGTCCTGACGGCGTTCATCTGGAGCATGTGGGGACCCGAGCCCCGGCTCGCCCACGCGCTGGTCAACGCCGTGGCCGTCCTCATCATCGCGTGCCCGTGTGCCCTGGGCCTGGCCACGCCCATCTCCATCGTGGTGGGCATGGGGCGTGGTGCGCAGGCCGGCGTCCTCATCCGGGACGCGGCGGCGCTCGAGGAACTGGCGAAGGTGGACACCCTCGTCGTCGACAAGACGGGCACCCTCACCGAGGGCAGGCCGAGCCTCACCACGGTGGTGACCGCCCCTGGTTTCGACGAGGCGCGGCTGCTTCACCTCGCCGGCAGCATCGAGCGCGGGAGCGAGCACCCGCTCGCGTCCGCCATCGTGAAGGGCGCAGAGGCACGGGGTGCCGTCCTCACGGAGACACACGGCTTCAAGTCCGTGACAGGCCAGGGCGTGACGGGGCGTGTGGATGGTGCGCAGGTGGCGCTCGGGAATGCCCGGCTGCTCGAGGGACTCGGCATCGAGGCAGGGGCGTTCCTGGAGAGGGCGGAGGCCCTGAGGCGAGAAGGGCAGACGGTGATGTTCGTCGCCGTGGACGGAAAGCCGGCCGGGCTGCTGGGCGTGGCCGACCCGGTGAAGGCCAGCACCCCCGAAGCCGTTCAGCAGCTCCGTGCCGATGGGCTGCGCCTCGTGATGCTCACGGGTGACAGCCGGACGACGGCGGAGGCGGTGGCCCGGCGCCTGGGCATCGACGAAGTCCACGCGGAGGTGCGCCCCGAGGAGAAGAACGAGATGGTGAAGCGCCTCCAGGCCGAAGGGCACGTGGTGGCCATGGCCGGAGACGGGGTGAACGACGCGCCTGCGCTCGCCCAGGCCAACGTGGGCATCGCCATGGGCACGGGCACTGACATCGCCATGGAGAGCGCCGCCGTCACGCTGGTGAAGGGTGACCTCCGCGGCATCGTCCGCGCCCGGCACCTGAGCCGGGGCACCGTGCACAACATCCGCCAGAACCTCTTCTTCGCGTTCATCTACAACGTGCTCGGCGTCCCCATCGCAGCGGGGGTCCTCTACCCGTTCTTCGGACTGCTGCTGAGCCCCATGATTGCCAGCGCGGCGATGAGCGTCTCGTCCGTCTCCGTCATCGGCAACGCCCTGCGGCTGAGGCGGCTGGACCTCTGA
- a CDS encoding sigma-54-dependent transcriptional regulator has product MTDRPSVLVVDDKENMRHLITRILGDAYHVRTAEDGGRALSLIQTQSFDVVVTDIRMPGADGFEVLKAVKQHAPTIEVILMTAYASVPKAVEAIKEGAYDYLPKPFDPDEASLVVARALERKRLKEQAASLRRELEGIYSFQNIIGRSAPMRALYGLLERASELDITVLITGETGTGKELVARAIHHHGPRKNRPFIAVNCGALPSELIESELFGHARGAFTGAVETKAGLFEAASGGTIFLDEIGELPLSVQVKLNRTLQDKEVRRVGDAVARRIDARVITATHRDLKAEVTAGRFREDLYYRLNVFPVHLPSLRERREDIPLLAMHFVQKAAKTYRQPVDGLEPDALRALTGYSWPGNVRQLENAIERAVAITTGSRVGPDALPPEVTGGQQGALPADPLVKMPFREAVDLARDRASRDYLIALLREFGGNVTRAAERAGMERESLHRLLKRFGLRSDDFKESP; this is encoded by the coding sequence GTGACGGACAGACCGAGTGTTCTCGTTGTCGACGACAAGGAGAACATGCGCCACCTCATCACCCGCATCCTCGGTGACGCGTATCACGTGAGGACGGCTGAAGACGGAGGCCGTGCACTCTCCCTCATCCAGACGCAGTCGTTCGACGTGGTGGTGACGGACATCCGAATGCCGGGAGCGGACGGCTTCGAGGTGCTCAAGGCAGTCAAGCAGCACGCGCCCACCATCGAGGTCATCCTGATGACGGCGTACGCCTCCGTCCCCAAGGCGGTAGAGGCCATCAAGGAGGGGGCCTATGACTACCTGCCCAAGCCCTTCGACCCGGACGAGGCGTCCCTGGTGGTAGCCCGCGCCCTCGAGCGCAAGCGGCTCAAGGAGCAGGCCGCCTCACTGCGGCGCGAGCTGGAGGGCATCTACAGCTTCCAGAACATCATTGGCAGGAGCGCGCCCATGCGTGCGCTCTACGGCCTGCTGGAGCGCGCCTCCGAGCTGGACATCACGGTCCTCATCACCGGGGAGACGGGGACGGGCAAGGAGCTGGTGGCGCGGGCCATCCACCACCACGGCCCACGCAAGAACCGACCCTTCATCGCGGTCAACTGCGGCGCGCTGCCCTCCGAACTCATCGAGAGCGAGCTGTTCGGTCACGCCCGGGGCGCCTTCACCGGCGCGGTAGAGACCAAGGCCGGTCTCTTCGAGGCAGCCTCCGGGGGGACCATCTTCCTGGACGAGATTGGAGAGCTGCCCCTGTCCGTCCAGGTGAAGCTCAACCGCACGCTCCAGGACAAGGAGGTGCGCCGTGTCGGAGACGCGGTTGCGCGCCGCATCGACGCACGCGTCATCACCGCCACCCACCGCGACCTCAAGGCCGAAGTGACTGCGGGCCGCTTCCGCGAAGACCTCTACTACCGGCTCAATGTCTTCCCGGTACATCTGCCGTCCCTGCGGGAGCGGCGCGAGGACATCCCCCTGCTGGCCATGCACTTCGTACAGAAGGCGGCGAAGACCTACCGGCAGCCGGTGGATGGCCTGGAGCCGGACGCGCTGCGTGCGCTCACCGGGTACAGCTGGCCGGGCAACGTGCGCCAGTTGGAGAATGCCATCGAACGCGCGGTGGCCATCACCACGGGCTCCCGGGTGGGCCCTGACGCACTCCCCCCTGAAGTCACGGGCGGACAACAGGGAGCACTGCCCGCCGACCCTCTGGTGAAGATGCCCTTCCGGGAGGCGGTGGACCTGGCGCGGGACCGTGCATCGCGCGATTACCTCATCGCCCTGCTGCGGGAATTCGGGGGCAATGTGACGCGGGCCGCTGAGCGCGCGGGCATGGAGCGCGAGAGCCTCCACCGCCTCCTCAAGCGCTTTGGCCTGCGTTCCGATGACTTCAAGGAGTCACCTTAA
- a CDS encoding sensor histidine kinase → MSGTARRLFYAFSLLVLTFGAAAYAALEGMAEIHEALHSVRRQETAVRTTLSLATSVRDLYAHQAHTVILGNASHLPLYDSAYHRAMERLEAVQAQATTSEERAQVETMRRTTMELDRLFREALVPAVLREDHATAAREHARALELVDVIQESADTLASHYERAIGKFEEHASTVQHASFQWTVAILAAAALLAAGVGLYIGRSVARPVSLLEAGAARIAAGDLMTRIALDRPDEFGRLAQQFNRMTAALREHQERLVQSERLAGIGRLAAGVAHEINNPLGVILGYVRLLQRKAEGALADDLRIIEEETLRCRDIVEGMLDLSRPLQVPGETLELRELVEEVVSRQRESAQLSAASLTVEGEARVAGHPQRLRQVVTNLVKNAMEAAGPSGQVTVAIHAHEDEVALSFRDSGPGLSPEAQKRMFEPFFTTKPHGTGLGLAVSQAIAQAHGGRIQPRNLPGRGAEFTLHLPRSTP, encoded by the coding sequence GTGTCCGGAACCGCTCGCAGGCTCTTCTACGCCTTCTCGCTCCTCGTCCTGACCTTCGGCGCGGCAGCCTATGCCGCGCTCGAGGGCATGGCGGAGATCCACGAGGCCCTGCACAGCGTGCGGCGGCAGGAAACAGCCGTGCGCACCACGCTGTCGCTCGCGACCTCGGTCAGAGACCTCTACGCACACCAGGCGCACACCGTCATCCTCGGCAACGCCAGCCACCTGCCGCTCTACGACAGCGCCTATCACCGCGCCATGGAGCGCCTCGAAGCGGTCCAGGCCCAGGCCACCACCTCCGAGGAACGCGCCCAGGTGGAGACCATGCGCCGCACCACGATGGAGCTGGACCGGCTTTTCCGCGAGGCGCTCGTGCCAGCCGTGCTGCGCGAGGACCATGCCACCGCGGCCCGTGAGCACGCCAGGGCCCTGGAACTGGTCGACGTCATCCAGGAGAGCGCGGACACTCTGGCCTCACACTACGAGCGCGCCATTGGCAAGTTCGAGGAGCACGCGAGCACGGTCCAGCACGCCAGCTTCCAGTGGACGGTCGCCATCCTGGCCGCCGCAGCCCTGCTCGCGGCGGGCGTAGGCCTCTACATCGGACGCTCGGTGGCCCGCCCGGTGTCGCTGCTGGAGGCCGGCGCCGCCCGTATCGCCGCGGGCGACCTCATGACGCGCATCGCGCTGGACCGCCCGGACGAGTTCGGAAGGTTGGCGCAGCAGTTCAACCGGATGACCGCCGCGCTCCGTGAGCACCAGGAGCGCCTGGTTCAAAGCGAGCGGCTGGCGGGCATCGGCCGCCTGGCGGCGGGCGTGGCGCATGAAATCAACAATCCCCTGGGGGTCATCCTCGGCTACGTGCGCCTGCTTCAGCGCAAGGCGGAGGGTGCGCTCGCGGACGACCTGCGCATCATCGAAGAGGAGACGCTGCGCTGCCGTGACATCGTGGAGGGGATGCTCGACCTGTCGCGGCCACTCCAGGTCCCGGGCGAGACGCTGGAGTTGCGAGAGCTGGTGGAGGAAGTCGTCTCCCGGCAGCGGGAGTCCGCCCAGCTCTCCGCGGCCTCCCTGACGGTGGAAGGCGAAGCCCGGGTGGCAGGCCATCCGCAGCGGCTGCGGCAGGTGGTCACAAATTTGGTCAAGAACGCCATGGAGGCCGCGGGCCCCTCGGGACAGGTGACCGTGGCCATCCACGCCCACGAAGACGAGGTGGCGCTTTCATTCCGCGACAGCGGGCCCGGCCTCTCTCCCGAGGCACAGAAGCGGATGTTCGAGCCCTTCTTCACCACCAAGCCCCACGGCACCGGGCTGGGGTTGGCGGTGTCGCAGGCCATCGCCCAGGCCCATGGTGGCCGCATCCAGCCGCGCAACCTGCCTGGACGTGGTGCGGAATTCACCCTGCATCTCCCCCGGAGTACGCCGTGA
- a CDS encoding multicopper oxidase family protein, translated as MHRNRWFIGAALVALLAMLAALGLGQEDDAAMATLRQPRVAPPYPEDIPSTGRVREFELVAAPTALPLLDGRSLEVWAYNGQVPGPTLRATHGDTVRVRFTNKLPQPTTIHWHGIRLPNGMDGVPGVTQPPIPPGGTFVYEFKVKDAGTYWFHPHLRGSEQVERGLFGVLIVEDPKPGPFSRELVWVLDDWRLDAGGQIDGRFNTRHDLAHDGRWGQVSTVNGAVQPEVPLQPGERVRLRMVNVANGRVFAPSFEGLGASVIAIDGLATDRPLPASRLELAPGNRVDLDFTVPEALSNPRLEVMDHFTRRPFPLATLVVSGDVVRPPEVAAVAPPPSPDLSPARALLPAETFRLNARRGGPFGIEWTINDEAFHHEGEHASAHHKVYRLPAHQWATLRFVNESSRLHPMHVHGQFFRVVARNGASVDEGHWRDTVLIRPRETVDVAMFPQDVGAWMLHCHIQEHAEAGMMTLVDVHAEGSH; from the coding sequence ATGCATCGCAATCGCTGGTTCATCGGGGCAGCGCTCGTTGCCCTCCTCGCAATGCTCGCGGCACTCGGCCTCGGCCAGGAGGATGATGCCGCCATGGCGACGCTCCGGCAGCCGCGCGTGGCACCGCCCTACCCTGAAGACATCCCGTCCACGGGCCGCGTGCGCGAGTTCGAGCTCGTCGCGGCCCCGACAGCCCTCCCGCTTTTGGATGGCCGGAGTCTGGAGGTCTGGGCCTACAACGGCCAGGTCCCCGGCCCCACCCTTCGCGCCACCCATGGCGACACGGTCCGCGTGCGATTCACCAACAAGCTGCCGCAGCCGACGACCATTCACTGGCACGGCATCCGGCTTCCGAACGGAATGGACGGCGTTCCCGGAGTGACCCAGCCTCCCATCCCTCCTGGGGGAACCTTCGTCTATGAGTTCAAGGTGAAGGACGCAGGAACCTACTGGTTTCACCCGCACCTGCGCGGGAGCGAGCAAGTCGAGCGAGGGCTGTTCGGCGTGCTCATCGTGGAGGACCCGAAGCCCGGCCCTTTCTCACGCGAGCTCGTCTGGGTGCTCGACGACTGGCGACTCGACGCGGGTGGCCAGATTGACGGCCGATTCAACACGCGCCACGACCTCGCGCACGACGGCCGCTGGGGGCAGGTCTCCACGGTGAACGGCGCTGTCCAGCCAGAAGTCCCGCTGCAACCCGGCGAGCGGGTGCGCCTGCGAATGGTCAACGTTGCAAACGGGCGCGTGTTCGCACCTTCCTTCGAAGGGCTGGGCGCATCTGTCATCGCGATCGACGGGCTGGCCACGGACCGGCCGCTGCCGGCCTCCCGCTTGGAGCTCGCTCCAGGGAACCGCGTCGACCTGGACTTCACCGTTCCCGAGGCGCTGAGCAACCCGCGCCTGGAGGTGATGGACCACTTCACACGCAGGCCGTTCCCTCTCGCAACGCTGGTGGTCTCTGGAGACGTCGTGCGGCCGCCCGAAGTGGCAGCAGTTGCCCCGCCCCCGAGCCCTGACCTCTCTCCAGCGCGTGCACTGCTACCCGCGGAGACCTTCCGACTGAATGCTAGGCGGGGAGGCCCCTTCGGCATCGAGTGGACCATCAATGACGAGGCGTTCCACCACGAGGGGGAGCATGCCTCCGCGCACCACAAGGTCTACCGGCTCCCTGCCCACCAATGGGCCACGCTGCGTTTCGTCAACGAGTCCTCCCGCCTGCACCCCATGCACGTGCATGGCCAGTTCTTCCGCGTGGTGGCGCGCAATGGTGCATCGGTGGACGAGGGGCACTGGCGCGACACCGTGCTGATTCGTCCAAGGGAGACGGTGGATGTGGCGATGTTCCCGCAGGACGTGGGGGCCTGGATGCTCCACTGCCACATCCAAGAGCACGCCGAGGCCGGGATGATGACGCTCGTGGACGTCCATGCGGAGGGCTCCCACTAA
- a CDS encoding cupredoxin domain-containing protein: MKKSLMGLLAALPLIAAAPAVASDEHAKQSEHAGHGEHSAHGGAAKKAAAPAQKPASAPATRNGVQTVDLTVTSKGFEPSDVKVKAGQPVRLVVTRKTAKTCATEIVMADLGINKPLPMDTPVTVEFTPSKSGTLRYACAMDHISGLVTIQ, encoded by the coding sequence ATGAAGAAGAGCCTGATGGGACTCCTTGCTGCACTCCCCCTGATTGCCGCGGCCCCCGCGGTCGCGAGTGACGAGCACGCCAAACAGAGCGAGCACGCCGGGCACGGCGAGCATTCCGCGCACGGAGGCGCGGCCAAGAAGGCCGCTGCGCCCGCACAGAAGCCCGCCTCGGCCCCGGCCACCAGGAACGGCGTCCAGACCGTGGACCTCACGGTGACCTCCAAGGGCTTCGAGCCCTCGGACGTGAAGGTGAAGGCGGGGCAGCCCGTCCGCCTCGTGGTCACGCGCAAGACGGCCAAGACGTGCGCCACGGAGATTGTCATGGCCGACCTGGGCATCAACAAGCCGCTCCCCATGGACACGCCGGTGACCGTGGAGTTCACCCCCAGCAAGTCGGGCACGCTGCGCTACGCCTGCGCGATGGACCACATCAGCGGGCTCGTCACCATCCAGTAG
- a CDS encoding heavy metal translocating P-type ATPase produces the protein MNAVEAASSRSPAGALERMDLAVSGMTCAACARRVERTLSEVEGVQECSVNFATRRASVLFDARATSVSALADAVADAGYRAEVPQASTAEETDAAEERGLRRRLAVAVLFGLPVVVLAMSHGALDFTGSTWVQLGLTLPVMAYSGGPIFRAAWAALRHRSADMNVLVALGTGAAFIYSVVATVWPTFMVTGDHGSHGGHGAAPPIYFEAAAAVIAFVLLGRFLESRARTRAGDAIRRLQALAPSIATVLENGVEREVPLAEVRVGDRVVVRPGQSIPVDGSVVEGASSVDESMLTGESLPVEKAAGAEVFAGTMNGTGRLVFRAAKVGSDTALQQIVQVVERAQGTKAPIARLADVVSGVFTPVVLLIAIATFAAWFVLAPEETRLTMALLNAVAVLVIACPCALGLATPAALMVGMGRGAQLGVLVKSAASLEGASRIDTVVLDKTGTLTQGRPAVVRVLTASGMTEEEVLTLAAAAESASEHPLARAVVSEASNRGLKVGTPESFTATPGHGVEAQVGGRRVLVGSRRMLDGQGVSGSEDAERALTADGQTPVLIAVDGRWVGAIGIADPEREEAATVVQSLRSMGLHVVMLTGDHEGPAGRVARALGIDRVFAGVLPSGKAHVVRTLQAEGRRVAMVGDGINDAPALAEADLGVAMGTGTDVARDAAGVALLRSDLRGLPAALGLARTTMRVIRQNLFWAFLYNVLGIPVAAGLLYGLTGWLLSPMLASVAMSLSSVSVLLNSLRLRRLRLPAPQAA, from the coding sequence ATGAATGCCGTTGAAGCAGCCTCGTCCCGGTCTCCCGCGGGCGCCCTGGAGCGGATGGACCTCGCCGTGTCGGGTATGACGTGCGCCGCATGCGCGCGCCGCGTGGAGCGCACTCTGAGCGAGGTGGAGGGGGTCCAGGAGTGCAGCGTCAACTTCGCCACCCGCCGGGCCAGTGTACTCTTCGACGCTCGGGCCACGTCCGTCAGCGCACTGGCCGATGCGGTGGCCGACGCTGGCTATCGCGCCGAGGTGCCGCAGGCTTCCACCGCGGAAGAGACGGACGCCGCGGAGGAGCGAGGGCTCCGGCGCCGGCTCGCCGTGGCCGTGCTCTTCGGCTTGCCGGTGGTTGTCCTCGCCATGTCCCACGGAGCGCTCGACTTCACCGGTTCCACCTGGGTGCAGCTCGGCCTGACGCTGCCAGTCATGGCGTACAGCGGTGGTCCCATCTTCCGGGCGGCGTGGGCCGCGTTGCGGCACAGGTCGGCGGACATGAACGTCCTGGTGGCGCTCGGGACCGGCGCGGCTTTCATCTACTCGGTGGTGGCCACCGTGTGGCCGACGTTCATGGTCACCGGGGACCACGGAAGTCATGGTGGGCACGGAGCCGCACCTCCCATCTACTTCGAGGCGGCGGCCGCGGTGATTGCCTTCGTGCTGCTCGGGCGCTTCCTGGAATCGCGAGCACGCACCCGGGCCGGGGATGCCATCCGGCGGCTTCAGGCGTTGGCCCCTTCCATCGCCACCGTGCTGGAGAATGGCGTCGAGCGAGAGGTTCCACTCGCCGAGGTGCGGGTGGGGGACCGTGTGGTGGTGCGTCCGGGACAGTCCATCCCCGTCGATGGCTCCGTCGTGGAGGGGGCCTCCTCGGTGGACGAATCCATGCTCACGGGGGAAAGCCTGCCGGTGGAGAAGGCCGCGGGCGCGGAGGTCTTCGCCGGGACGATGAACGGCACGGGCCGCCTGGTCTTCCGCGCGGCCAAGGTGGGGAGTGACACCGCGCTCCAGCAGATTGTCCAGGTGGTGGAGCGGGCCCAGGGCACCAAGGCGCCCATCGCGCGCCTCGCGGACGTGGTGAGCGGCGTATTCACTCCGGTGGTGCTGCTCATCGCCATCGCCACGTTCGCGGCCTGGTTCGTCCTGGCCCCCGAGGAGACGCGCCTGACGATGGCCCTGCTCAACGCGGTGGCCGTGTTGGTCATCGCTTGCCCGTGCGCCCTGGGCCTGGCCACGCCCGCGGCGCTCATGGTGGGGATGGGGCGGGGGGCGCAGCTCGGAGTGCTGGTGAAGAGCGCCGCTTCGTTGGAAGGAGCGAGCCGTATCGACACCGTGGTGCTCGACAAGACGGGCACGCTGACGCAGGGACGCCCGGCGGTGGTCCGCGTCCTCACCGCGAGCGGCATGACGGAGGAGGAAGTGCTGACCCTCGCCGCCGCCGCCGAATCGGCGAGCGAGCATCCGCTGGCCCGTGCCGTCGTGTCCGAGGCCTCCAACCGGGGCCTGAAGGTCGGCACGCCGGAGTCGTTCACCGCCACTCCGGGACATGGTGTGGAGGCCCAGGTTGGTGGGCGCAGGGTGCTCGTGGGCAGTCGTCGGATGCTGGACGGACAGGGCGTTTCCGGGAGCGAGGACGCCGAACGCGCGCTCACGGCGGACGGGCAGACGCCCGTGCTCATCGCGGTGGACGGGCGCTGGGTAGGCGCCATCGGCATCGCGGATCCAGAGCGGGAGGAGGCCGCCACGGTGGTCCAATCCCTGCGGAGCATGGGGCTGCACGTGGTGATGCTCACGGGCGATCATGAGGGACCGGCCGGACGGGTGGCGCGCGCGCTCGGCATCGACCGGGTCTTCGCTGGTGTACTGCCCTCCGGTAAGGCGCACGTGGTGCGTACGCTCCAGGCGGAGGGACGGCGCGTGGCCATGGTGGGGGATGGCATCAACGACGCGCCGGCCCTGGCGGAGGCGGACCTCGGAGTTGCCATGGGGACGGGGACGGACGTGGCCCGGGATGCCGCGGGCGTCGCGCTGCTTCGCTCCGATTTGCGAGGACTGCCGGCGGCACTCGGCCTGGCTCGCACCACGATGCGGGTCATCCGGCAGAACCTGTTCTGGGCCTTCCTCTACAACGTGCTTGGCATCCCGGTCGCGGCGGGGTTGCTCTACGGCCTGACAGGCTGGCTGTTGTCACCGATGCTGGCGAGCGTGGCCATGTCCCTGTCGAGTGTGTCGGTGCTGCTCAACAGCCTGCGTCTGCGGCGCCTGCGCCTGCCAGCGCCCCAGGCGGCCTGA
- a CDS encoding cupredoxin domain-containing protein — translation MLDSIEVGVVSGSVLAAAATVLFFFGPRQRTRARSEVGGAQEVDLMVDGGYRPDRIVVRAGVPVKLNVLRTDRSACSEQIVLGDLGVTRTLPTGRVVTIDLPALTPGAYDFTCGMSMLRGRLIAEV, via the coding sequence ATGTTGGATTCTATCGAAGTGGGAGTCGTCTCTGGCAGCGTGCTGGCCGCGGCGGCCACCGTCCTGTTCTTCTTCGGCCCGCGCCAGCGCACCCGGGCCCGGAGCGAGGTCGGCGGCGCGCAGGAAGTGGACCTGATGGTGGACGGCGGCTACCGCCCCGACCGCATCGTGGTGCGCGCGGGCGTGCCGGTGAAGCTCAACGTCCTGCGCACGGACCGCTCCGCGTGCTCGGAGCAGATCGTGCTCGGCGACCTCGGCGTCACGCGCACGCTGCCCACCGGGCGCGTGGTGACCATCGACCTGCCCGCGCTCACGCCCGGCGCGTACGACTTCACCTGCGGGATGAGCATGCTGCGCGGCCGCCTCATCGCAGAGGTCTGA